A genomic segment from Chitinophaga flava encodes:
- a CDS encoding SIMPL domain-containing protein: protein MKKVMLLAAGLFFALSTFAQQADNKQVKKIEVNGSAEMVITPDEIYFDITLKEYVKSKNKVDITTLEKQLEKAVADAGLPKESLTIENISSFNYEIMRKKKDPLEFMARKQYRLKLNKLDKINSILGAVDAEGIESTRIASYTSSKMEQYRKEVKIKAMQAAKAKAEYMLAAIGNTIDGIIEVQEISTDNYTDFRPQMQTNVIMYKSADAAGENYSSDLEFKTIKIRAEVRTTFGIK, encoded by the coding sequence ATGAAAAAGGTAATGTTATTAGCCGCTGGATTATTCTTCGCTCTGAGCACTTTCGCCCAACAAGCCGACAATAAACAAGTTAAAAAAATTGAGGTCAATGGTTCTGCCGAAATGGTCATCACTCCGGATGAAATCTATTTCGATATCACACTGAAAGAATATGTAAAAAGCAAAAACAAAGTAGACATCACTACGCTGGAGAAACAACTGGAAAAAGCGGTGGCTGATGCAGGTCTGCCAAAGGAAAGCCTGACCATTGAAAATATAAGCAGCTTTAACTATGAGATCATGCGTAAGAAAAAAGATCCATTGGAATTTATGGCCCGCAAACAATATCGTCTTAAACTCAACAAACTGGATAAAATTAACAGCATCCTCGGTGCAGTAGACGCAGAAGGTATTGAGAGCACCCGTATCGCTTCCTATACTTCCAGCAAAATGGAGCAATACCGTAAGGAAGTAAAGATCAAAGCTATGCAGGCTGCTAAAGCAAAAGCTGAATATATGCTGGCTGCTATCGGTAACACGATCGACGGTATCATCGAAGTACAGGAAATAAGCACCGACAACTACACTGATTTCCGCCCACAAATGCAGACTAACGTTATTATGTACAAATCTGCTGATGCTGCTGGTGAAAACTATTCTTCCGACCTCGAATTCAAAACCATCAAAATCCGCGCTGAAGTAAGAACTACTTTCGGTATCAAATAA